Proteins encoded by one window of Thermodesulfobacteriota bacterium:
- the holA gene encoding DNA polymerase III subunit delta yields the protein MSPDKRKSPTPLLYLYGEEDYLIEEAISEIKAGAFPPEGGFDALNYHLYWGKTLAPEEVITAAMTLPAFSPLRVVVVRDANALKADREKLFLEYAGDPSPTTCLVLIANTKKVDKRSKLFKYLAEKGWTRSCSRMRAGELPGWVKREAAGEGKRITPEAAKRLVEIAGPGLREIKSELDKVIIFAGSRDTVDLPDVEGCGIDVREETVFGLADAIGRKDATAALKILGKLSSEQPVNVLGAIARQFRILLKIKTLLRKGVPQAKLQSTMGIFPTYFRGYLESCGRFTESELLRAHARVSATDLTIKSSPLPRGLVMSGLVIELCSPRGS from the coding sequence ATGAGTCCCGATAAAAGAAAATCCCCGACCCCACTCCTTTATCTCTACGGCGAGGAGGACTATCTCATCGAGGAGGCCATCTCGGAGATAAAGGCCGGGGCGTTCCCTCCGGAGGGAGGGTTCGACGCGCTCAACTACCACCTCTACTGGGGCAAAACCCTTGCGCCTGAGGAGGTCATAACGGCAGCCATGACGCTGCCGGCCTTCTCTCCGCTGAGGGTCGTCGTCGTGAGGGACGCTAACGCCCTCAAGGCGGACCGGGAGAAGTTATTCCTCGAATACGCCGGGGACCCCTCACCGACCACCTGTCTTGTCCTTATAGCCAACACCAAGAAGGTCGATAAGAGGTCCAAGCTCTTCAAGTATCTGGCTGAAAAGGGCTGGACCAGGAGTTGCAGCCGCATGAGGGCGGGGGAGCTTCCCGGCTGGGTCAAGAGGGAGGCGGCCGGCGAGGGAAAACGGATAACCCCGGAGGCGGCAAAAAGGCTCGTTGAGATAGCGGGGCCGGGGTTGAGGGAGATAAAAAGCGAGCTCGACAAGGTGATAATCTTTGCCGGGTCGCGCGATACGGTCGACCTGCCCGATGTCGAGGGCTGCGGGATAGACGTAAGGGAAGAGACGGTCTTCGGACTTGCGGACGCGATAGGCAGGAAGGACGCCACCGCGGCCCTGAAGATACTCGGCAAACTATCCTCCGAACAACCGGTGAACGTACTTGGCGCCATCGCGCGCCAGTTCAGGATACTGCTTAAGATTAAAACGCTTCTGCGTAAAGGCGTCCCGCAGGCTAAGTTACAGTCCACCATGGGTATATTCCCGACTTACTTCAGAGGGTACCTCGAAAGCTGCGGCCGTTTTACCGAGAGCGAGCTCCTGCGGGCGCACGCCAGGGTTTCGGCAACGGACCTCACCATAAAGAGCAGTCCTCTGCCCAGGGGCCTTGTGATGTCGGGGCTTGTAATAGAGCTCTGCTCGCCTCGGGGGAGTTGA
- the rpsT gene encoding 30S ribosomal protein S20 encodes MANHRSAIKRHKQSEKRRLRNTSIKSGIKTAVKTVRTAVKEGNAEEAKTRLAKAACMLDRAVSKGVLHRNNASRKVSRLTTAVNAVGAK; translated from the coding sequence TTGGCAAACCACCGTTCCGCAATAAAGAGGCACAAACAGAGCGAGAAGAGAAGGCTCCGTAACACGTCGATCAAGTCCGGCATAAAGACCGCCGTGAAGACGGTAAGGACGGCCGTAAAGGAAGGGAACGCCGAGGAGGCGAAGACCCGCCTTGCGAAGGCCGCCTGCATGCTTGACCGTGCGGTCTCCAAGGGAGTCCTTCACAGGAACAACGCCTCTCGCAAGGTATCCCGCCTTACGACCGCGGTAAACGCCGTAGGCGCAAAGTAG